The segment TGGGCCGCGGCCATGCCGGCCGGGCCGGAACCCACCACGGCAACCTTCTTGCCGGTCTTCACGGCGGCCGGCTGCGGCTTGACCCAACCCTGCGCCCAGGCCTTGTCGATGATGGCGTGCTCGATCGACTTGATGCCCACGGCATCGTTGTTGATGTTGAGCGTGCAAGCTGCCTCGCAAGGCGCCGGGCAGACACGGCCGGTGAAATCCGGGAAGTTGTTGGTCGAGTGCAGCACCTCGATCGCGTTCTTCCAGTCGCCCTGGTAAACCAAGTCGTTGAAGTCCGGGATGATGTTGTTGACGGGGCAACCACTGTTGCAGAAGGGCGTGCCGCAGTCCATGCAGCGCGCACCCTGCACCTTGGCCTGCTCATCGCTGAGGCCGATCACGAATTCCTTGTAGGTCTTGACGCGCTTCGCCACGGGCTCGTAGCCCTCCTCGATGCGCTCGTACTCCATGAAGCCAGTGACTTTTCCCATGATTCTTTCCTTCGTCCTTCTTCTTACTTGGCCGCAGCGGCTTCTTTCTTGGCCGCCGCCTTGGCCGGAGCAGCGTCAACCTTCCTGGCGTTGATCTCGCCCAGCGCGCGCTTGTACTCGTTGGGGAACACCTTGACGAACTTGGCGCGAGCCTCGCTCCAGTGGTCCAGCAGCTCGCGCGCACGCTTGCTGCCAGTCCAGCGGTGGTGGTCTTCCAGCAGCTTCTTGAGCTGGGCCTCGTCGGTCTGGTCACGGTGCCAGATGGCGCGCGGCACGCTCTTCTCCTGCTCGGCTGCGGGCAACACCTTGTCCAGCGAGACCATGGCGGTGTTGCAGCGCGCGGCAAACTGACCGTCTTCGTCGTAGACATAGGCCAGGCCACCGCTCATGCCGGCGGCGAAGTTGCGGCCGGTCTTGCCCAGCACGGCCACCGTACCGCCCGTCATGTACTCGCAGCCATGGTCACCCGTGCCTTCAACGACAGCATTGGCGCCCGACAGGCGTACGGCGAAACGTTCGCCGGCCACGCCGCTGAAGAAAGCCTCGCCGCTGGTGGCGCCGTACATCACCGTGTTGCCGACGATGATGTTGCGGGTGGATTCACCGCGGAAATCGATGCTCGGGCGCACCACGATGCGGCCGCCCGACAGACCCTTGCCGGTGTAGTCGTTGGCGTCACCGATCAGGTACAGCGTGATGCCGCGCGCCAGGAAAGCACCGAAGGACTGTCCACCCGTGCCTTCGAGCTGGATACGCAGGGTGTCGTCGGTCAGCCCTTCCGGGTGCACCTTGGTCAGTGCGCCCGAGAGCATGGCGCCCACCGAACGGTTGACGTTGCGCACCACCTCCATGAACTGGACCTTCTCGCCCTTGTCGATGGCGGCCCGGGATTTCTCGATCAGCACACGGTCCAGGCTCTTCTCCAGGCCGTGCTCCTGCTCGGCCACATGGAAAACAGGCACGCCGGCGGGCACGATGGGCATCGCGAACAGGCGGCTGAAGTCCAGGCCACGGGCCTTCCAGTGCTCCAGGCCTTTGCGCACGTCGAGCAGGTCGGCGCGGCCGATCATGTCGTCGAACTTGCGGATGCCCAGCTGGGCCATGATCTGGCGCACTTCCTCGGCGATGAAGAAGAAAAAGTTCACCACATGCTCGGGCTTGCCCGAGAACTTCTTGCGCAGCACCGGGTCTTGCGTGGCCACACCCACCGGGCAGGTGTTCAGGTGGCACTTGCGCATCATGATGCAGCCCTCGACCACCAGCGGTGCGGTGGCGAAACCGAATTCGTCGGCCCCCAGCAGGGCGCCGATGGCGACGTCACGGCCGGTTTTCATCTGGCCGTCGGCCTGCACGCGGATGCGACCGCGCAGGCGGTTGAGCACCAGGGTCTGCTGGGTCTCGGCCAGGCCGATCTCCCACGGGCTGCCGGCGTGCTTGATGGACGACCAGGGCGAGGCGCCGGTGCCGCCGTCATGGCCGGCGATCACGACGTGATCACTCTTGCACTTGGCCACACCCGCGGCAATGGTGCCGACACCGATCTCCGACACCAGCTTGACGCTGATACTGGCGTGCGGCGCCACGTTCTTCAGGTCGTGGATCAGCTGGGCCAGATCCTCGATCGAGTAGATATCGTGGTGCGGCGGCGGCGAGATCAGGCCCACGCCCGGCACGGAGTAACGCAGCTTACCGATGTAGTCGGACACCTTGCCGCCCGGCAGCTGGCCGCCTTCGCCCGGCTTCGCGCCCTGGGCCATCTTGATCTGGATCTGGTCCGAACTCGACAGGTATTCAGCGGTGACGCCAAAACGGCCCGAGGCCACCTGCTTGATCTTGGAGCGCAGCGAATCGCCGTCCTGCAAGGGCAGGTCGACTTCCACCTGGGCATCGCCGATCACGCTCTTGAGCGTTTCGCCCTTCTTGATCGGGATGCCCTTGAGCTCCTGGCGGTAACGTGCCGGGTCTTCGCCACCCTCGCCGGTGTTGCTCTTGCCGCCGATGCGGTTCATGGCCACGGCCAGCGTCGCGTGCGCCTCGGTCGAGATCGATCCCAGCGACATGGCGCCGGTGGCAAAACGCTTGACGATCTCGCTGGCCGGCTCGACCTCCTCGACCGGAATGGCCTTGGCCGGATCCAGCTTGAACTCGAACAGGCCGCGCAGCGTCATGTGCCGCTTGCTCTGGTCATTGATGATCTGCGCGTATTCCTTGTAGGTGCTGAAGCTGTTGGCACGCGTGCTGTGCTGCAGCTTGGCAATGGCGTCGGGTGTCCACATGTGCTCTTCGCCACGCGCGCGCCAGGCGTATTCGCCGCCGGTGTCCAGCATGGTGGCCAGCACCGGGTCATTGCCGTAGGCGGCCTTGTGCATGCGGATGGCTTCCTCGGCCATCTCGAACACGCCGATGCCACCCACGCGGCTGGGGGTACCGGTGAAATACTTCTCGATGGTTTCGTCGTTGACACCGATGGCTTCAAACAGCTGGGCGCCGCAGTAGCTCATGTAGGTCGATACGCCCATCTTGGACATGATCTTGGACAGGCCCTTGCCAATCGCCTTGATGTAGTTGTAGATGGCCTTGTCGGCACTCAGGTCGCCCGGCAGGTCCTGGTGCATGGCGGCCAGGGTTTCCATGGCCAGATAGGGGTGGACCGCCTCGGCACCATATCCCGCCAGCACGGCGAAGTGATGCACTTCACGTGCGGTCCCGGTTTCGACCACCAGGCCGGCCGAGGTACGCAGACCTTCGCGGACCAGGTGCTGGTGGATGGCCGACAGGGCCAGCAGCGCAGGAATGGCCACCTGGGTGGCACTCACGGCGCGGTCGCTGATGATGAGGATGTTCTTGCCGCCCTTGATCGCGTCCACCGCTTCGGCGCACAGCGAAGCCAGTTTGGCCTCCACGCCCTCACGGCCCCAGACCAGCGGATAGGTGATGTCCAGCGTGGCGCTGCGGAACTTGCCCTGGGTCGTGGCCTCGATGTTGCGCAGCTTGGCCATGTCCGAGAAGTCCAGGATGGGCTGGCTCACCTCGAGACGCATGGGCGGGTTGACCTGGTTGATGTCCAGCAGGTTGGGTTTGGGGCCGATGAAGGACACCAGCGACATCACGATGGCTTCGCGGATCGGGTCGATCGGCGGGTTGGTCACCTGGGCGAACAGCTGCTTGAAGTAGTTGTACAACGGCTTGTTCTTGTCCGACAGCACGGCCAGCGGGCTATCGTTGCCCATGGAGCCGATGCCCTCCTCGCCATTCACGGCCATCGGGGCCATCAGGAACTTGATGTCTTCCTGTGTCATGCCGAAGGCCTGCTGGCGGTCCAGCAGGCTGGCGGCTTCGGCCTTGGGCAGTTCGGCAGCGCCGGTCTCGACGTCGTCGAGCTTGATGCGCAGGTTCTCGATCCACTGCTTGTACGGCTTGCTGTTGGCGAGGCTGGCCTTGAGCTCCTCGTCGTCAATCATGCGGCCCTGCTCCAGGTCGATCAGGAACATCTTGCCAGGCTGCAGGCGCCACTTGCGCACGATCTTGTTCTCGGGCACCGGCAGCACGCCGGACTCGGAACCCATGATCACGAGGTCGTCATCGGTGATGCAGTAGCGCGAAGGGCGCAGGCCGTTGCGGTCCAGCGTGGCGCCGATCTGGCGGCCATCGGTGAACACGATGGAGGCCGGGCCGTCCCAGGGCTCCAGCATGGCGGCGTGGTACTCGTAGAAGGCCTTGCGGCGCTCATCCATGGTGGTGTGCTGCTCCCAGGGCTCGGGGATCATCATCATCACGGCCTGGCTGATCGGGTAGCCGGCCATGGTCAGCAGTTCCAGGCAGTTGTCGAAGGTGGCCGTGTCGGACTGGCCGGCGAAGCTGATCGGGTAGAGCTTCTGCAGGTCGTTGCCCAGCACGGGCGAGGACATCACGCCTTCGCGCGCCTTCATCCAGTTGTAGTTGCCCTTGACCGTGTTGATCTCGCCGTTGTGGGCGACATAACGGTAGGGATGGGCCAGCGGCCACTCCGGGAAGGTGTTGGTGGAGAAGCGCTGGTGCACCAGGCCCAGGGCGGAGACGCAACGCTTGTCCTGCAGGTCATGATAGTAAGTGCCAACCTGATCCGCCAGCAGCAGGCCCTTGTAGACCACGGTGCGGCTGGACATGCTCGGAACGTAGTATTCCTTGCTGTGCTTGAGCTGCAGGTTCTGGATGGCGGCGCTGGCCGTCTTGCGGATCACGAACAGCTTGCGCTCCAGCGCATCCTGCACGATCACGTCGCTGCCACGGCCGATAAAGATCTGCCGCAACACCGGCTCTTTCTCGCGCACGGTGGGCGACATGGGCATGTCGCGGTTGACCGGCACGTCGCGCCAGCCCAGCAGCACCTGGCCTTCGGCCTTGATCGCGCGCTCCATCTCCTGTTCGCAGGCCAGACGCGAGGCATGCTCCTTGGGCAGGAAAATCATGCCCACGCCGTACTCACCGGGCGGCGGCAGGGTCACACCCTGCTTGGCCATTTCCTCGCGGTAGAGGGTGTCGGGCAGCTGGATCAGGATGCCGGCGCCGTCGCCCATCAGCTTGTCCGCCCCCACCGCACCGCGGTGGTCCAGGTTTTCGAGGATCTTGAGTGCGCCCTGGACGATGTCGTGGCTCTTGTGGCCCTTGATATGGGCCACGAAACCCACGCCACAGGCGTCGTGTTCGTTGGCGCTCGAATACAAACCGTTTTCTTGGAGATGCTTAATCTCGGCAGCCGTGGTCATGGCGCACTCCTAAATATTTCGCAGGGGTCGTAAGCATAGTGCAGCGCAACAATATTTCCAAGAAAAATAATAGGGGTCAGATTCTTATTATTTTTTGAATTTTTAACTCACCAGATAATTAGGGACAGATAATAAAGACTAGCGAGAAGCTGTGACAGGCCTTCCACCTCCGGCACTCAAACCGCGGCCGATTTGGAAACTGGCCGCCCCGCACGGGATTTGCTGAGTCGGCGCGGTGTTTTTTTCTGAAGTTCCTCCACGAAGGCCGGACTGCCAAGCGCCCAACCCTTGAGCACGGATTCGGTCAAGGCCTGCTGCTGGGACAAAGACAGCCCTTCCTGCACCAGGCGCGTGTAAGCCGCCTCCCGAGCAAAGGGGGTATTGCCCAAACCCCAATACAGCGGATGTGGCGTGACCAGACGATCACCTCGCAAGCCGGCGTAATGGGCGTGGCTGGACCAGGGATAGTCGCGCGCCTGCCCCACCAGCCCGGCGCGCACCGGATTGAGATCGATGTAGGTCATGCAAGCCAGCAGATAGGTCTCGGCCTCGATCAGCGTGGATTTATAGCGACCTTCCCAGAGCGTGCCCGTACGGCCGTGGCGGTCGTTGAAGTAGCGCACATAACGGCGTCCGATGGCCTGCATCAGGCGGGACAGGCCGTCTGCCGTCCGGGGCGTCAGCAGCAGATGAAAATGGTTGTCCATCAGCACATAGGCGTGGACGGCGACCTCACACAGCTGCGCATGGGACTCCAGCAAGTCCAGCATCTGAAGCCGGTCCTGATCCGACAGAAAGATGGCCTGCCCGTTGTTGCCCCGCTGGACAACGTGGTGCGGATAGGCGGCGATGCTGAGTCGGGAGAGACGGGCCATGATGCTGCGACGTGGTGATCGCAGCATCATAGATTGCATCTGGCCCCGATTACTGCTTGGGCGCCTTGGTGACGCGCACCTTGCCGCTGGTGGTGATCAGTATCACCGGGTCGCCTGGCTGAAAGACCTCGGTGCCCTTGGCCTGCACGATGGCACGCCGCTCGCCGTTCTTGAGTTGCACCAGGATTTCATAAGCTTCTTCCCGGGTGCCTGCCCGCTCGATCACGTTGCCCGCCACGGCACCGGCCGTGGCCCCCAGGATGCCGATGATCTGCGCCTCGCGCTGGCTGCCCCCGGCGCCATAACCGGCGATGCCGCCCACCGCACCACCGGCGGCCGCACCCACACCTGACTGGCTGCCCTCGACCGTCACGGTACGCACGGAAAGCACCACCGCGTCGACCACGCTCGACAGGCGCTGGGCGTCACCGCGCTGGATGACGTCCGGGCTGCTGCTGGCGCAACCTGCCAGCGCCAGCACGAAACCCCACATCCAAAGCTTGTTCATGATTCCATCCTCAATAAAATTGCATGCCTGCACCGTCCGGCCATCTTCAGACAACGCCGGCGGACACTGGCGGTTGACCCTCAGGCAAACGGAAGCGGCTTTGCAGCAGGTCCGTCAATCCGAATTCCTCCAGTATCGCCCGCAGGCGCTGGGCCGCGGCACGCTTGCGCTGCCCGGTGTAGCGCGCAATGATGAGTTCGTTCTTGAGACTGTGTTCCCAGCCCACGAGTTCCGTCACGCTCACCTGGTAGCCCATGGCTTCCAGGTAAAGGCAGCGCAGCACATTGGTGATCTGGCTGCCCAGTTCCCGGGTGTGCAGGGGATGCCGCCACAACTCGGCCAGCGGGGTACGCGACAGGGACAAGGCCTTGCCCGAGTTCAGGGCGCGTGCGACCTCGGCCTGGCAGCAGGGCACGAGCACCATGTAGCGGGCCTGCTTCTGGAGGCCGAAGGCGATGGCGTCATCGGTGGCCGTGTCACAGGCGTGCAAGGCGGTCACGATATCGATGCGCTCGGGCAAGTCACCGGCCTGCATGGACTCGGCCACGCTGAGGTTGAGAAAGGACATGCGCGTAAAACCCAGCCGCGCGGCCAGTTCACGCGACTTCTGCACCAGTTCAGCCCGGGTCTCGATGCCGTAGACATGCCCGCTGGGGTTCTGCCTGAAGAACAGGTCGTAGATGATGAAACCCAGATAGGACTTGCCGGCACCATGGTCGGCCAGGGTGATCCCGGCCTGCTGCGCACCACCGTCCTTGCACTGTGCCGACAGGTCCTGCAACAGCTCCTCGATGAAATGGAAGAGGTGGTAGACCTGCTTGAGCTTGCGCCGGGAATCCTGGTTGAGCTTGCCCTCGCGCGTCAGGATGTGCAGCTCCTTGAGCAATTCGATGGACTGACCGGGCCGGATTTCTGGTGCCAGCGGTTGAGCCTGCCCATCTTGTGCCGGTGCGGGCTTACGCCCTTTGTGCTGTTCGTGTTTCACGCCTTATCCCCGTTTTCATTTTCGGGCCCGGCGTCATGGGCGTGGCGACGAATCCCCAGCGCATCCCAGCCGTCGGGGCCCAGTTGTTCCAGCACCTGCATGTTTTTCTCATAGATGGTCTCCGCCTCGGGAAAAGCCTCCACAGCACGGTCTATGCTTGCCTCGCGCAGGAGGTGCAGGGCTGGATAGGGTGCGCGATTGGTGCAGTTGGTGATGTCATCCACCTCCGTGCCGGCAAACTGGAATTGCGGATGGAAGCTGGCAATCTGCAGTTCACCCTGCAAGCCCAGATCAGCCAGCACCGTGTCGGCCTGCGCCAGAAAATCATTGAACTCGATGAATTCATCGAAACACAGGGGCAATACCAGCACCGTGGTATCCCGCTGCGCGGGCTCACTGGCCTGCAGATCCTGCAGCTCACGCTGCAAGTCACGTCGCACATCCTCCACCTCGCGGGCGAGACTCACGACCCAGTGGATCTGCCCCTTGACATGTACGCTCTTGGCAAAAGGACACAGGTTGAGCCCGATCACGGCACGCTCCAGCCAGACCTGCATGTCGTGCTGGACGGTTTCGGCGAAACCGGGGGGAATCCCGCGTTGCAACGCCGTCATGCCCGCCCCCTGTAGGAGCCGAGGCGCCAGGCCAGCAGCAGTCCGATGCCCGAACAGGCTCCAGTCACGGCCCAGGTCCAGTGCCAGCCCCCCGCGCCACTGGCCACCCAGGCCACCAGCGGCGGTCCGGCGAACTGGCCGAAGGACGCCCACTGCTGCATCCATCCGACCGTGGTGGAAACCGTACCCTCACCGGGAGCCAGGCGCACTGCCAATGAGAACAGCGTCCCGGGGATCACCCCCCCCACCATGGAAAACAACAGCACGGCGACGAAGCGCGCCGTCGCCGACAAGCCTTCACCCCCCGCAGCAAGTGGCCAGACGAAGAACGCCATCAGGGTCCCCAAACCCATGACCGCAAAACCCGTGTACAGCAGCTGTTGCGCACGCACGCCACGCCCGAGCAGGCGCCCTGAAACGATATTGCCCACCATGTTGCCGGCTGCGACCAGCGCGGTCAACACGGCACTGACGCCCCCGGCAACGCCGGCCTGGGCGTAGATGGTGGGTAAAAAACCGATCACCGCCAGCCACTGGCCCGAGTACACGGCAAAGCTGATGGCCACCAGCCAGGGACCGGGCGCAC is part of the Rhodoferax sp. BAB1 genome and harbors:
- a CDS encoding glutamate synthase-related protein, with protein sequence MTTAAEIKHLQENGLYSSANEHDACGVGFVAHIKGHKSHDIVQGALKILENLDHRGAVGADKLMGDGAGILIQLPDTLYREEMAKQGVTLPPPGEYGVGMIFLPKEHASRLACEQEMERAIKAEGQVLLGWRDVPVNRDMPMSPTVREKEPVLRQIFIGRGSDVIVQDALERKLFVIRKTASAAIQNLQLKHSKEYYVPSMSSRTVVYKGLLLADQVGTYYHDLQDKRCVSALGLVHQRFSTNTFPEWPLAHPYRYVAHNGEINTVKGNYNWMKAREGVMSSPVLGNDLQKLYPISFAGQSDTATFDNCLELLTMAGYPISQAVMMMIPEPWEQHTTMDERRKAFYEYHAAMLEPWDGPASIVFTDGRQIGATLDRNGLRPSRYCITDDDLVIMGSESGVLPVPENKIVRKWRLQPGKMFLIDLEQGRMIDDEELKASLANSKPYKQWIENLRIKLDDVETGAAELPKAEAASLLDRQQAFGMTQEDIKFLMAPMAVNGEEGIGSMGNDSPLAVLSDKNKPLYNYFKQLFAQVTNPPIDPIREAIVMSLVSFIGPKPNLLDINQVNPPMRLEVSQPILDFSDMAKLRNIEATTQGKFRSATLDITYPLVWGREGVEAKLASLCAEAVDAIKGGKNILIISDRAVSATQVAIPALLALSAIHQHLVREGLRTSAGLVVETGTAREVHHFAVLAGYGAEAVHPYLAMETLAAMHQDLPGDLSADKAIYNYIKAIGKGLSKIMSKMGVSTYMSYCGAQLFEAIGVNDETIEKYFTGTPSRVGGIGVFEMAEEAIRMHKAAYGNDPVLATMLDTGGEYAWRARGEEHMWTPDAIAKLQHSTRANSFSTYKEYAQIINDQSKRHMTLRGLFEFKLDPAKAIPVEEVEPASEIVKRFATGAMSLGSISTEAHATLAVAMNRIGGKSNTGEGGEDPARYRQELKGIPIKKGETLKSVIGDAQVEVDLPLQDGDSLRSKIKQVASGRFGVTAEYLSSSDQIQIKMAQGAKPGEGGQLPGGKVSDYIGKLRYSVPGVGLISPPPHHDIYSIEDLAQLIHDLKNVAPHASISVKLVSEIGVGTIAAGVAKCKSDHVVIAGHDGGTGASPWSSIKHAGSPWEIGLAETQQTLVLNRLRGRIRVQADGQMKTGRDVAIGALLGADEFGFATAPLVVEGCIMMRKCHLNTCPVGVATQDPVLRKKFSGKPEHVVNFFFFIAEEVRQIMAQLGIRKFDDMIGRADLLDVRKGLEHWKARGLDFSRLFAMPIVPAGVPVFHVAEQEHGLEKSLDRVLIEKSRAAIDKGEKVQFMEVVRNVNRSVGAMLSGALTKVHPEGLTDDTLRIQLEGTGGQSFGAFLARGITLYLIGDANDYTGKGLSGGRIVVRPSIDFRGESTRNIIVGNTVMYGATSGEAFFSGVAGERFAVRLSGANAVVEGTGDHGCEYMTGGTVAVLGKTGRNFAAGMSGGLAYVYDEDGQFAARCNTAMVSLDKVLPAAEQEKSVPRAIWHRDQTDEAQLKKLLEDHHRWTGSKRARELLDHWSEARAKFVKVFPNEYKRALGEINARKVDAAPAKAAAKKEAAAAK
- a CDS encoding transposase yields the protein MARLSRLSIAAYPHHVVQRGNNGQAIFLSDQDRLQMLDLLESHAQLCEVAVHAYVLMDNHFHLLLTPRTADGLSRLMQAIGRRYVRYFNDRHGRTGTLWEGRYKSTLIEAETYLLACMTYIDLNPVRAGLVGQARDYPWSSHAHYAGLRGDRLVTPHPLYWGLGNTPFAREAAYTRLVQEGLSLSQQQALTESVLKGWALGSPAFVEELQKKTPRRLSKSRAGRPVSKSAAV
- a CDS encoding SAM-dependent methyltransferase codes for the protein MKHEQHKGRKPAPAQDGQAQPLAPEIRPGQSIELLKELHILTREGKLNQDSRRKLKQVYHLFHFIEELLQDLSAQCKDGGAQQAGITLADHGAGKSYLGFIIYDLFFRQNPSGHVYGIETRAELVQKSRELAARLGFTRMSFLNLSVAESMQAGDLPERIDIVTALHACDTATDDAIAFGLQKQARYMVLVPCCQAEVARALNSGKALSLSRTPLAELWRHPLHTRELGSQITNVLRCLYLEAMGYQVSVTELVGWEHSLKNELIIARYTGQRKRAAAQRLRAILEEFGLTDLLQSRFRLPEGQPPVSAGVV
- a CDS encoding DUF1415 domain-containing protein, with product MTALQRGIPPGFAETVQHDMQVWLERAVIGLNLCPFAKSVHVKGQIHWVVSLAREVEDVRRDLQRELQDLQASEPAQRDTTVLVLPLCFDEFIEFNDFLAQADTVLADLGLQGELQIASFHPQFQFAGTEVDDITNCTNRAPYPALHLLREASIDRAVEAFPEAETIYEKNMQVLEQLGPDGWDALGIRRHAHDAGPENENGDKA